In the genome of Noviherbaspirillum saxi, the window TATTTATCAACCACGTAACCGCCGGCATTGCCTCGGCGAACTGATCCAGATCGATGGTAGTGAGCATGCCTGGTTCTCCTAGCCCAGACCTCCCACCAGCCAGGACACCGTATCGGCGCCAGCGTGGCGATCCTTCGAAATTTCCAGGTACTCAGGCGCGTCCATGAACCGGCGCGCTGACGTCTCGTCCGAGAACGACATGAGCACCACCTTCTCCCGATCCGACTGGCCCTCCAGGAGGATCGGTTGTTCATCCGCCGCGAGCAGACGCCCGTCGAACTTGCGGAACACATCCATAAAGCGCGCCTGGTAGCGCTCATAGGCGGCGCGGTTGGTGAACTTCAACTGCGCCAGGATGTAGGTGGTCATATTGGGGTCGTCTCAGAACGGAAAAATCATATTACAAGGGCTTCCCTAAGAGCCAAGCAAAATCGGCATTGGAAGTAATTAGCATACAAATGCCATCGGTAGCCTTGCATATTAATTACTTCCACTCGTAAGAGACGAATTTACCCAAATATGGGAAACAAACATTACCCGACGTCCCACGGACGTTGCCGCGAGGCGCGCCGGCGCGTTCAAACATCATCCCGGCAGCTGATAGTCCTTGAATTTCTGCCGCAATCCGAGCTTGTAGATCTTGCCGGTGGCCGTCATCGGCAAGGCATCGACGAACACGACGTCATCCGGCGTCCACCATTTGGCAATCTTGCCGTCGAGGTAGGCCAGCACGGCGGCCTTGTCGACCTCGGCGCCCGGCTTTTTCACGCAGACCAGCAGCGGCCGTTCCTGCCACTTCGGATGCGGAAGCGCGATCACCGCCGCCATCGCTACGCCGGGGCATCCGACCGCGGTATTCTCGAGATCAATCGACGAAATCCATTCGCCGCCGGACTTGATGACGTCCTTCGAGCGGTCGACCAGACAGATGTACCCGTCCTCATCGATGGTGGAAATATCTCCGGTGTCGAAGAAACCTTCCGCATCGAGCAAATCATTGCTTTCGCTTTTGAAGTAGCGATCGACGATCCACGGTCCGCTGACCATCAAGCGGCCGCTAGCCTTGCCGTCGTGCGGCAGCCGGCGGCCTTCCTCGTCGACGATCTTGAGCTGTACGCCATACACGGCGCGGCCCTGCTTCATTTGGACGTCGTAGCGCTGCGCCGCCGGCAGAGCGGCGTGCTTGGGCAGCAGGCGGCAGACCACGCCGAGCGGGCTCATTTCGGTCATGCCCCACGCATGCAGCAGAAAGGTGCCAAAGTCGCGGTCAAAGCGTTCGATCATCACGCGCGGCGCGGCCGAACCGCCAACCACTGCATCCTTCAGGCACAGGTCTTCACGCGGCTTCAAACCGTTGGCATCGACATGCTGGAACAGCATCTGCCAGACCGTCGGCACGCCGGCAGCCAGCGTGACGCGCTCATCGCGCAGCAAGTCGTAGATGCTCTTGCCGTCCAGGTGCGGGCCGGGCAGCACCAGCTTGGCGCCGGTCATCGCCGCCGCATACGGCAGGCCCCATGCGTTGACGTGAAACAGTGGCACCACCAGCAGGATCGTCGAGTCGGCCGACACCCCGAGGGAGTCGGGCAGGCTGACGACGCAGTTATGCACAATCGTCGAGCGGTGCGAATACAGCACGCCTTTCGGATTGCCGGTCGTGCCCGAGGTGTAGCACAGCGTCGATGCAGAACGCTCATCGAATTGCGGCCAGGTGAATGAAGGATCGGCCGGTGTATCAGCGAACAGGGTTTCGTAGCCGCTGAAATCACGAATGTCCGGCGCAGCCTTGACTACCGAATCCTGATTTGCGAGCGCGTAGAAACGCTTGACCGTCGGGAAGCGAGATTGCAGCTTTTCGACCAGCGGCGCGAATGGCAGGTCGAAGAACAGCATTTCGTCTTCCGCATGGTTGACAATGTATTCAAGATGTTCTGGCGACAGGCGCGGATTGATCGTGTGCAGGACAGCACCGATTCCCATCACGGCGAAATACAGTTCGAGATGGCGATAGGTATTCGTCGCCAGCGTCGCCACCATGCTGCCCTGCTTGATGCCCTGCTTTTGCAAGGCGATCGCAAGGCGGCGCGAACGCTCGCCGAGTTCGCGCCAGTTGCAGCGGTGGATCGGTCCTTCGATCGTCTTGGTGACGATTTCGACATTCGGATGGAAACGTTCCGCGTGCTCGAGCAGCGATGAAATCAGCAGCGGTTTGTCCTGCATTTGGCCTAGCATGTTGTCTCCTGTCTTAGTAAAAAATGTACGGTCTTGGTGAGATTCGCATCAGGCTCTATCGGCTTGATTTCGTGTTCTCTTCCAATACTTGCTGCGTATGCTCGCCGACTTTCGGGACCGGCCGTGTTGCAGCCGCCGGCGAGCTTGAAAAGCGCGGGGCCGGATTGGCCTGCAGCAGGCCGCCCTCCTCGCTGTAGATTTTCCGTTGTGCGATATGCGGATGGCGCGCCGCTTCCGACGGCGCGAGCACCGGCGCGAAGCAGGCGTCGCTGCCTTCGAGCAGCGCGCACCATTCTTCGCGCGATTTGGTCGCGAACAATTCGGCCAGTTGCTGCTTCTGCTGCGGCCATTGCGCTGTCTTGTTCTGACTAGCAAAACGCGGATCGTTTTGCAGGCCGAGTTTTTCCAGCAGCAGCCGGTAGAACTTCGGCTCCAGCGCACCGACCGTAATGTCGCGCCCGTCGGCGCAGCGGTAGGTGGTATACCAGTGCGGGCCGTCGAGCAGCGACGTGCCGCGCTGCTCGCTGCCCAGGCCGCCACCGATCAGATCCAGCATCAGGTTCATCAGGTGCGCCGAGCCATCGACGATCGCGGCATCGACCACCTGCCCTTGCCCGCTGCTGCGCGCGTTCAGGATGCCGGCCAGGATGCCGACCGCGAGATACAGTGCGCCGCCACCCAGGTCGCCCACCAATGTCGGCGGCGCCACCGGCGGCTGCCCCGCTTCGCTGGCATACCAGAGCGCGCCCGACAGCGCGATGTAGTTGGTGTCATGGCCGGCTGCCTGCGCCAGCGGGCCGTCCTGGCCCCAGCCGGTCATGCGTCCGTACACGAGGCGCGGGTTGCGCGACAGGCACACGTCGGGACCGAGACCAAGGCGCTCCATCACGCCGGGGCGCATGCCTTCGATCAGCGCGTCGGCGCTCTCGATCAGGCGCAGCACGGTTTCGATTGACTCAGGCGATTTCAGGTCGAGCGCGACCGAGCGCTTGCCGCGTCGCGTGATCGCCGCCGGCAAGTCGCCGCCGCCCGGTCGCTCGATGACGATGACGTCGGCGCCGAGGTCGGCCAGCAGCATGCCGCAGAACGGGCCGGGGCCGATGCCGGCGAGTTCGATGATTTTTATGCCTTTGAGTACGGTCATGGGAATACTTTCATTTCTTGAGGATTCCTTCCCCTTGAGAGGGAAGGAATTCCTTTTATTTATAAAACGCCTCGCCCTCCTCCGCCATCGCCTTCAGCAGGGCCGGGGCCGCGAAACGCGCGCCGTACTGCTTAGCCAGGCGCTCGCACTGTCCGACGAACTGCTTGACGCCGACCGTATGCACCCATGAAAGCGGCCCGCCGCGAAAGGCCGGGAAGCCCCAGGCGAGAATCGCGCCGACGTCGGCGTCGCGCGCCGTCGTCAGCACGCCTTCCTCCATGCAGCGCACGGTCTCAACCGCCTGCACCGCGACCAGGCGCTCGATCAGCTGCCGCACGTCAGGTTGCGTTGCAACGAGCGGAAAGAGTTCGCACAGGCCATGCCACAGCTGCTTCTTACCGCCCTGTGGATAGTCGTAGTATCCCTTGCCCGCTTTCTTGCCAATGCGACCCAGCTCCACCATCTGCGCCGCCACTTCATGGCCGGGGCGCGGCTGGTAAGCGGTACCGAGGTCGGCGCGGGTCTGCTTGTCGATTTTGTAGATCAGCTCGCTCGACACTTCGTCGGTCAGCGCGAGGGGCCCGACCGGCATGCCAGCCATCAGGCCCGCGTTCTCGATTAGGGCCGGCGCGATGCC includes:
- a CDS encoding DUF1330 domain-containing protein: MTTYILAQLKFTNRAAYERYQARFMDVFRKFDGRLLAADEQPILLEGQSDREKVVLMSFSDETSARRFMDAPEYLEISKDRHAGADTVSWLVGGLG
- a CDS encoding long-chain-fatty-acid--CoA ligase; translated protein: MLGQMQDKPLLISSLLEHAERFHPNVEIVTKTIEGPIHRCNWRELGERSRRLAIALQKQGIKQGSMVATLATNTYRHLELYFAVMGIGAVLHTINPRLSPEHLEYIVNHAEDEMLFFDLPFAPLVEKLQSRFPTVKRFYALANQDSVVKAAPDIRDFSGYETLFADTPADPSFTWPQFDERSASTLCYTSGTTGNPKGVLYSHRSTIVHNCVVSLPDSLGVSADSTILLVVPLFHVNAWGLPYAAAMTGAKLVLPGPHLDGKSIYDLLRDERVTLAAGVPTVWQMLFQHVDANGLKPREDLCLKDAVVGGSAAPRVMIERFDRDFGTFLLHAWGMTEMSPLGVVCRLLPKHAALPAAQRYDVQMKQGRAVYGVQLKIVDEEGRRLPHDGKASGRLMVSGPWIVDRYFKSESNDLLDAEGFFDTGDISTIDEDGYICLVDRSKDVIKSGGEWISSIDLENTAVGCPGVAMAAVIALPHPKWQERPLLVCVKKPGAEVDKAAVLAYLDGKIAKWWTPDDVVFVDALPMTATGKIYKLGLRQKFKDYQLPG
- a CDS encoding CaiB/BaiF CoA transferase family protein, producing MTVLKGIKIIELAGIGPGPFCGMLLADLGADVIVIERPGGGDLPAAITRRGKRSVALDLKSPESIETVLRLIESADALIEGMRPGVMERLGLGPDVCLSRNPRLVYGRMTGWGQDGPLAQAAGHDTNYIALSGALWYASEAGQPPVAPPTLVGDLGGGALYLAVGILAGILNARSSGQGQVVDAAIVDGSAHLMNLMLDLIGGGLGSEQRGTSLLDGPHWYTTYRCADGRDITVGALEPKFYRLLLEKLGLQNDPRFASQNKTAQWPQQKQQLAELFATKSREEWCALLEGSDACFAPVLAPSEAARHPHIAQRKIYSEEGGLLQANPAPRFSSSPAAATRPVPKVGEHTQQVLEENTKSSR